actgatacaatttagggagtcttgttttcagattagccttgttaaaatcccaagCTACAATgtatgcagcctcaggatatatggattccagtttgcaaagagtcaaataaagtttgttcagagccatcgatgtgtctgcttggggggggaatatatacggctgtgattataatcacagAGAATTGATGTGAATTCCCTAGGTAAGAGAATTCCctaggtagataatgcggtcgacatttgattgtgaggtattctaaatcaggtgaacagaaggacttgagttcctgtatgttgttgtggccacaccacgtctcgttaaccatgaagcatacgcccccgcccctcttcttaccagaaagatgtttgtttctgtcggcgcgatgcgtggagaaaccagctggctgcaccgattccgatagcgtctctccagtgagccatgtttccgtgaagcaaagaacgttacagtctctgatgtccctctggaatgctacccttgctcggatttcatcaaccttgtcaagagactggacattggcgagaagaatgctagggagtggtgcatgATGTGCCCATCTCCgtagtctgaccagaagaccgcttcgtttcccctttttacgaagtcgttttttggggtcgccggctgggatccattccgttgtcctgggtgaaaggcagaataCAGGAtgcgcttcgcgaaagtcatattcttggtcgtactgatggtgagttgacgctgctcttatattcagtagttcttctcgactgtatgtaatgaaacctaagatgacctggagtaccaatgtaagaaataacacgtaaaaaaaacaaaaaactgcatagtttcctaggaacgcgaagcgaggcggccatctctgtcggcgccggaagtgagctccaaaagtcaacatacacaaggccgcCTGgcaagacggattaccaggaggtgtactccaagcatgtactgaccaactggcaagtgtctaccCTGAcgttttcaacctgtccctgattgtaataccaacatgtttcaagcagaccagcaTATTCACTGTGCCCAAaaacaaaggcaacctgcctaaatgactacagacccgtagcactcacgtccgtagccatgaagtgctttgaaaggctggtaatggctcacatcaacaccattatcccagaaaacctagacccacctaatttgcataccgccagatcacagatccacagatgatgcaatctctattgcactccacactgccctttcccacctggacaaaaaggaacacttatgtgagaatgctattcattgactacagctcagcgttcaacaccatagtaccctcaaatctcatcactaagctaaggattctggtactaaacaccttcctctgcaactggatcctggacttcctgacgggccacccccaggtggtgagggtaggtagcaacacatctgccatgctgatgctcaacactggagccccccaggggtacatgctcagtcccctcctgtactccctgttcacccacgactgcatggccaggcacgactccaacaccatcattaagtttgcagacgacacaacagtaggcctgatcaccgacaaagacgagacagcctatagggaggtcagagacctgaccgggtggtgccagaataacaacctatccctcaacttaaccaagacaaaggagatgattgtggactacaggaaaaggaggaccgagcacgcccccattctcatcgacgggactgtagtggagcaggttgagagcttcaagttccttggtgtccacatcaacaaactatcatggtccaaacacaccaagacggttgtgaagagggcacgacaaagcctattcccccaaaggaaactaaaaagatttggcatgggtcctcagatacgcaaaggtttctacagctgcaacatcgagagcatgctgGTTGCATctctgcctggtacggcaattgctcggcctctgaccgcaaggcactacagagggtggttcgtacggcccagtacatcactggggctaagctgcctgccatccaggacctctgaggaaggccctaaaaggaAGGCCtctgaggaaggccctaaaaatggtcaaagaccccagccatagactgttcagtagcgttaccggagtgccaagtcaaggacaaaaaggcttcaacggataatcaaatggttacccggactatttgaattgtgtgccgccccctcttttacgctactgctactctctgtccatcatcgtcactttaaccatatctacatgtgcaTACTACCTCAGTCTGACTACCTTTATAGCCTTGCTAccatatatagcctcgctactgttatttttcactgtctttttactgttgtttttatgtcTTTACTTTCCTATTGATCACCTAAAACCCTTTTTGCACtcttggttagagcctgtaagtaagcatttcactgggcggcagcgtagcctagtggttagtgcgttggactagcaaccgaaaggttgatcaggcctactgttgtgtcgtctgcaagatcgaatccccaagctaacaaggtacaaatctgtcgttctgcccctgttcctaggccgtaattgaaaataagaatttattcttaactgacttcccttgtaaaataataaaaactgttgtattcggcgcacatggcACATAAACTTTGATTCAGGCCATTACATAGTGGTTTCATGACAACAATAGATACATTTTAAACCATGATGGGTGATAGAATGGACTAGAAGTACATTCATAATACACTATTCATATGTGGTTCATAGAAAGTTACCAGAGTTGTCTCCAAGAAGAGGACAGTCGTATACTTAGAATTTCCGGACCCTCCTACTTTCCTAGATAGCTTCCAGTAGTTTGGAATACCATATGCATCCCCTGAACGTGGAGGTGAACTTCACACATCTTTGAGGAAGAGATTATCATTCTAATCATCTCACTTAAAAATGTGTCTACTGTCCCAACAAGTGTGCACAACAGAACTGATGCAATGTATGTTTGATCAACAAATGCTTGGCTTTAATAATCCTTTATCTAGAAATGCCTGTACTGAGTGTGTACCTGCAAACTTGCCCAGTACCACAATGTCATTGTGGTCAGAAGCCCTGTGGTTTCATGACAACAAGTCATTGGGTAACCACAGCAGGGCCAGACAGCAGAAGCACACTGCATATCACACACACCAGGGCTATAATCTGGTCCTCCATCAAAAACAGCAGCTAAAAATAGCAAAAGGGCCATAGCAAATTGCCTCCTTAATAAAATCCCATGCAGCATTTAATGTAAAGAGGTTTTGAGCCTGCCAGGCATTGGATTTAGTACACCAACTGAGCTGGCCCTGTCTTTTTTACAACaaaagtaattaatttgccaatAAAAGTATATATTGTGCCATTTTAAAACAGAACACTTCACTTCTTGAGCATCATGAATTGTTCGGCTTTTACTCATACACTACCACTCACAAGCACAAGAAATTTGATACTATGACCTCTTGACCATATCAAGTAATATGATATACCATGGGGAAAATCCTAAGACAACAAAGCCCAGCACAAGGAAGCCAATGTCGAGGTCAGGTTAAAAACACCGGCTATGAAACATAAAACTGATGTGTGCGAATTCATAATGCAGTCGACTGCCTATAactttgtaaaaaaaacacaaaaaaacatggaTGGTATCAAGAAACATGCCATGACAAGGAAAGAGAGATGACCCATAAAAGACTAACTCGGCACGTTTCTTGTTTACAATAAATCCCTGCACTCACGTGGTGGCATTTCTCAATAAGGAAACAGATATTTGCCTGTTTTTTTGTACTTTGATCAATAGCTACAGGAATCACTCGTAAAAATTATTATATCAGCAACACTAGTTAACCATTGTTAGGAATTCACTTTGTGGCCTGTACTGTATTAAAGGTGCATCTCTTTCTCCAGATGAACAGAACCCTCTAATAGGAGACTAGCGCCATGGCGAAGTTGACCATCCTCCTACTTGTCTGTGCCGTCTTGGAGCTCAGCAACACAACGCCCTTAATGGAGGCCCAACTTCTTCCTCTTGAGCGTTCACTAGAGGCAAACCCGGAGCTCCCTACTTTTGAAATCTTACAGAAGATTGACGCCGAACATGTTCCTCCTATGGAGGACATGGGTGTCGAGGGAAACTACTTTGAACAGAACCCACCTATCTCGCCATCAGAGGAGCTTGGTGTAGAGCGGTCCATGTCTCTGGAGGATGAGCAGGTGAAGACAGAAAGCAGTAGCGTATGCTCCACAGGCTGGTTCAAACATGGGCACCGCTGTTTCACATACATCCGCACCGAACGGACATGGGCCGAGTCGGAGCAGTACTGCGTGTTTCAGGGGGCCAACCTGGCATCCATCCACAGCACAGAAGAGAACCACTTCATTCAGGAGATGATCCGCAGACAGACACACGACTTCCCAAGAGTCTGGATCGGCGGACAGGACGCTACCCAGGAGCGCCTTTGGCTGTGGAATGATGGGTCCAGGTTCTACTACCACGACTGGAGCAATGTAGCCTGATAACGCCATGGGAATTGAGAACTGTATGCATATAAACTATGGAGAAGAAAAACGCTGGAATGATTATGTCTGCAGTAGGACGTTACCTTCTGTATGTTCCATGAAACTATAAGCTCTGACATCACCTTAATCAAGATGTCTATTTTGTTTAGTTTTCCTATGTATTTTCATGATGACTATTAGCAAATGAGTAAGATTACTACTTAACA
The genomic region above belongs to Oncorhynchus kisutch isolate 150728-3 linkage group LG16, Okis_V2, whole genome shotgun sequence and contains:
- the LOC109906515 gene encoding ladderlectin-like; translated protein: MAKLTILLLVCAVLELSNTTPLMEAQLLPLERSLEANPELPTFEILQKIDAEHVPPMEDMGVEGNYFEQNPPISPSEELGVERSMSLEDEQVKTESSSVCSTGWFKHGHRCFTYIRTERTWAESEQYCVFQGANLASIHSTEENHFIQEMIRRQTHDFPRVWIGGQDATQERLWLWNDGSRFYYHDWSNVA